One Algibacter sp. L3A6 genomic region harbors:
- a CDS encoding glycosyl hydrolase, translated as MKIKFVHPVFDCSIIILFFLNISSCSAQNNLKESFLNPPESAGAHTWWHWVDGNVSKAGITKDLESFKKVGLSGFQLFDVGLRVPHGGTVFNSKEYHDKVAFAISEADRLGLEMGINSASGWSSTGGPWITPDNSMKMLVWSEQEVSSKTGSPIKLKCPELNEKQQSHDFYKDVAIIAFPKPKNATFRLSDWEAKSLTDLKAKADQFVPSLESAPKDAIINLDDILNLTDKIGTDGTLNWTPPSKDWVVLRIGYTTTGAQTRPASKGGIGLELDKLSKEAVTMHWEALLDKITEDAKGSKAYTTILIDSYEVGHQNWTDDFENTFQNKRGYDLIPRLLCATGRILESTEYSERILWDFRKTVADEMYENYFKFFKEKCHENGLKLATEPYGSGSFDAAQVGKLVDIPMTEFWHKDNANGQRNIWKWTSHITSSAAHLSGRSIVGAEAFTRMKGDWTVHPYNMKVIGDKAFTEGINRYYFHTSAHQPWNDNIKPGMTMSRFGSNMHRNNTWFYQSKPWLDYIARCQFIMQTGTQQADALVMYGDESGFNNFLGRVEKLDFDFVEGYKFDVAGIDSLDDLSVDENGDIRVSYEGKLLDTRYKMLSLKRDLLMRIESIKKLGKLAEDGAIVIAQKPIRTPGIETNPNALNEFVVLVKNYWDSELIKSPSTYKESLKKIIPDCQTPEDIEYTHHHIDENDFYFISNQSYDPKKATCTFRVTGKQPELWNPETGKISKNLNWKQLKNGTTEVELDMTSAESVFVVFQNETKKTSGSYNDPTYKTFQNINGDWYVTFDKNFGTNETIPFKKLKPWNEHTNEAIKYYSGTATYKTSFEFKTSTNKESILLDLGQVAVIAEVKLNGKDLGTLWKPPFLVDIKEALKKGTNTLEIKVTNLWPNRLIGDAQHPNFKGSDKTLPSWIENGTGIPASSKRKTFAAHNHFKADDELLPSGLLGPVIIMKSNN; from the coding sequence ATGAAAATTAAATTCGTGCATCCTGTATTTGACTGTTCTATTATCATACTATTTTTCTTAAATATTTCAAGCTGCTCAGCACAGAACAACTTAAAAGAATCATTTTTAAATCCACCAGAATCAGCAGGCGCTCATACTTGGTGGCATTGGGTTGATGGTAATGTTTCTAAAGCAGGTATTACCAAAGATTTAGAATCGTTTAAAAAAGTAGGTTTAAGTGGTTTTCAATTATTTGATGTTGGACTTAGGGTTCCTCATGGAGGAACTGTTTTTAACTCAAAAGAGTATCATGACAAAGTAGCATTCGCTATTTCAGAAGCTGATAGATTAGGTTTAGAAATGGGAATTAATAGTGCTTCGGGTTGGTCAAGTACGGGAGGCCCTTGGATTACTCCAGATAATTCCATGAAAATGTTGGTTTGGAGTGAACAAGAAGTCAGTTCAAAAACAGGTAGCCCAATTAAACTTAAATGCCCTGAGTTGAATGAAAAGCAACAAAGTCATGATTTTTATAAAGATGTTGCCATCATTGCTTTTCCAAAACCTAAAAACGCCACATTTAGACTATCAGATTGGGAAGCAAAATCATTAACAGACCTTAAAGCAAAGGCAGATCAATTTGTTCCCTCTTTAGAAAGCGCACCAAAAGATGCCATAATAAACCTAGATGACATTCTAAACTTAACTGATAAAATAGGTACGGATGGAACGCTTAACTGGACACCTCCATCTAAAGACTGGGTGGTTTTAAGGATTGGCTATACTACAACAGGTGCGCAAACTAGACCTGCATCAAAAGGTGGAATTGGTTTAGAATTAGATAAATTAAGTAAGGAAGCTGTTACTATGCATTGGGAAGCATTACTGGATAAAATAACAGAGGATGCAAAAGGTAGTAAAGCATACACCACAATTCTTATAGATAGTTATGAAGTGGGACATCAAAATTGGACAGACGACTTTGAAAATACTTTTCAAAACAAACGTGGTTATGATTTAATTCCTAGATTACTTTGTGCAACAGGACGTATTTTAGAAAGTACTGAATATTCAGAACGTATTTTATGGGATTTCAGAAAAACTGTTGCTGATGAAATGTATGAAAACTACTTTAAATTCTTCAAAGAAAAATGTCATGAGAACGGACTTAAATTAGCAACAGAGCCCTACGGTTCTGGATCTTTTGATGCTGCGCAAGTAGGAAAACTTGTTGATATTCCTATGACTGAGTTTTGGCACAAAGATAACGCAAATGGACAAAGAAATATTTGGAAATGGACCAGCCATATTACGTCTTCAGCAGCACATTTATCAGGACGATCCATTGTAGGAGCAGAAGCATTTACTAGAATGAAGGGGGATTGGACGGTACATCCTTACAATATGAAAGTTATAGGCGACAAGGCTTTTACCGAAGGTATTAATCGTTATTATTTCCACACATCGGCACACCAACCTTGGAATGATAACATCAAACCAGGCATGACTATGAGTCGATTCGGGTCTAACATGCACCGAAACAACACCTGGTTTTATCAGTCTAAACCATGGCTCGATTATATTGCTAGATGTCAATTTATCATGCAAACAGGAACTCAACAAGCCGATGCGTTGGTTATGTATGGCGATGAGAGTGGTTTTAATAATTTTTTAGGAAGAGTAGAAAAATTAGATTTTGATTTTGTTGAAGGCTATAAGTTTGATGTAGCTGGTATTGATTCTTTAGATGACTTAAGTGTTGATGAAAATGGAGATATTAGAGTAAGCTACGAAGGGAAATTACTAGATACTCGATACAAAATGCTCTCTTTAAAAAGAGATTTATTAATGCGAATAGAGTCCATCAAAAAACTTGGAAAACTAGCCGAAGACGGCGCCATTGTAATTGCGCAAAAGCCAATACGAACTCCTGGTATAGAAACCAATCCAAATGCACTTAATGAATTTGTCGTACTAGTGAAAAATTACTGGGATTCTGAATTGATAAAATCGCCTTCAACATATAAAGAATCTCTAAAAAAAATAATTCCTGATTGTCAAACTCCAGAAGATATAGAATATACGCACCATCACATTGATGAGAATGATTTCTATTTTATTTCAAATCAATCTTATGACCCTAAGAAAGCAACTTGTACTTTTAGAGTTACAGGAAAACAACCAGAACTATGGAATCCTGAAACAGGTAAAATTTCTAAAAACCTCAACTGGAAACAATTGAAAAACGGAACTACTGAAGTTGAATTAGATATGACTTCTGCAGAATCTGTTTTTGTTGTATTCCAAAACGAAACTAAAAAAACAAGTGGCTCTTATAACGATCCAACTTATAAAACCTTTCAAAATATTAACGGTGATTGGTATGTAACTTTCGATAAAAATTTTGGAACAAACGAAACAATACCATTTAAAAAATTAAAACCTTGGAATGAACACACCAATGAGGCTATCAAATATTATTCGGGTACAGCTACTTACAAAACAAGTTTTGAATTTAAGACAAGTACAAATAAGGAATCAATACTTTTAGATTTAGGACAAGTTGCCGTAATAGCAGAAGTAAAACTAAATGGAAAAGATCTTGGAACATTATGGAAACCTCCATTCCTAGTAGATATAAAAGAAGCGCTAAAGAAAGGAACGAATACTTTAGAAATTAAAGTGACAAACCTTTGGCCAAACCGCCTTATTGGAGATGCACAACATCCTAATTTTAAAGGATCTGATAAAACACTTCCTAGTTGGATTGAAAATGGAACAGGAATCCCTGCATCTTCAAAACGCAAAACTTTCGCAGCACATAATCATTTTAAGGCAGATGATGAACTACTGCCTTCTGGACTTTTAGGCCCAGTTATAATTATGAAAAGCAATAATTAA
- a CDS encoding sulfatase: MIRIKKGIISCFLLMSSLGFSQATKPNFVIVIADDHGVYHSTPFGSTIIQTPNMQKLANEGMRFNNAYVASPACAPSRAALFTGLMPYNNGIVGNHEMELKPNVTSLIPSLIEQGYEVVFQNKVAHGSKKHHGGYIPKEVKILDKTFRKDTTLTVIDNFLKNRDNTRPLALFIGCVDTHTPFPPAGKSRIKADDVVINNRIYTTPEAQLEMSRYIQAVENIDIKLGNIRSMSNTYLDKKNTMTIYTSDHGMAWPFAKWSLYETGIRTPLIISWPGKIKPNTTTGAMVSWVDFIPTLIDIAGGETSKHIDGKSFANVLFGKKNKHRKVIYATHKGDKAKNVYPIRSVRVDNWKYIRNLHPEFAYTTHTDVLATEIPRTKGYDLHGGQHWDSYIKAAKTDQAAADFLIDYHTNPAEELYNIELDPFEQNNLAGNPENSKKLKSLRKMISKRMIEVNDDESLSGPPILLENFSIMESKIK; this comes from the coding sequence ATGATTCGTATAAAAAAAGGAATAATTAGCTGTTTTTTATTGATGTCTAGTTTAGGCTTTTCGCAAGCTACAAAACCAAATTTTGTTATTGTTATTGCAGACGATCATGGTGTATATCATTCTACGCCTTTCGGCTCTACCATAATACAAACGCCTAATATGCAAAAACTCGCCAATGAAGGTATGCGGTTTAATAATGCCTACGTAGCTTCACCGGCATGTGCACCCAGTAGAGCTGCATTATTTACGGGTTTGATGCCTTATAATAATGGCATCGTAGGTAATCATGAAATGGAATTAAAACCTAATGTAACTTCTCTTATTCCTAGTTTAATAGAGCAAGGCTATGAAGTGGTATTTCAGAACAAAGTAGCACACGGGAGTAAAAAACATCATGGCGGTTACATCCCAAAAGAAGTTAAGATACTTGACAAAACATTTAGAAAAGACACCACCCTAACGGTTATAGATAACTTTCTTAAAAACAGAGATAATACGCGTCCATTAGCTTTATTTATTGGCTGTGTTGATACGCATACACCTTTTCCTCCTGCAGGAAAATCACGAATTAAAGCTGATGATGTAGTAATAAATAATAGAATTTATACAACTCCTGAAGCGCAGTTAGAAATGAGTAGATATATTCAAGCTGTTGAGAATATTGATATAAAGCTTGGAAACATTAGAAGTATGTCTAACACCTATTTAGATAAAAAAAACACAATGACCATTTATACTTCCGATCATGGTATGGCTTGGCCTTTTGCTAAGTGGTCGCTTTATGAAACAGGAATTCGAACACCTTTAATTATATCATGGCCTGGAAAAATCAAACCGAATACAACTACAGGTGCGATGGTAAGTTGGGTTGATTTTATACCAACTCTTATTGATATTGCCGGTGGAGAAACATCAAAACATATTGATGGCAAATCTTTTGCTAATGTCCTTTTCGGAAAGAAAAATAAGCACAGAAAAGTTATATACGCCACACACAAAGGAGATAAGGCAAAGAACGTTTATCCAATACGCTCGGTACGTGTGGATAATTGGAAATATATTCGGAATTTACATCCAGAATTTGCTTACACAACACATACCGATGTTTTAGCAACAGAAATACCTCGAACAAAGGGATATGACTTACATGGCGGTCAGCATTGGGACTCCTATATTAAAGCTGCAAAAACAGATCAAGCTGCTGCCGATTTTTTGATAGATTATCACACAAATCCTGCTGAAGAATTGTATAATATTGAACTAGACCCTTTTGAACAAAACAATCTTGCGGGCAATCCAGAAAATTCAAAAAAACTAAAATCATTACGTAAAATGATTTCAAAACGCATGATAGAAGTTAATGATGACGAGTCTCTTAGTGGACCACCTATATTACTTGAAAATTTCTCTATCATGGAGTCTAAAATCAAATAA